The following is a genomic window from Hymenobacter monticola.
GACTACCGTGGCGGCAATCAGGCTTTCAGAAAGTTAATCAAGAATCTTTTTTCTGGGCTTTGAGCTGCCTGGCCGCCGGCCTGGCTGCCTTTTCCAGCAAATCAGCGGGCCAGCTCCTGCTCGGCGGCGGCCCGCTCCTCGGGCGTGTTCACGTTGCGCAGCTCCTCGGCCACGGGCGCGGTCAGCAGCTCGATGTCGGAGTTGATGAGGGCCTTGCGCGGGCAGGAGTAGCCCAGGCTCAGAAACCGCAGCAGCTGCCCGTAGCTGCGCGGCTCCCAGATGCTGACCAAGGGCTCGGGAAATTCATCCCAGGGGCTGCGGAACGAGGTGGCCATGCGCGCCGGCTGCCGGTTGCTCACCAGGTGTTCCAGCGTGTCGCGGGTGAGGAAAGGCAGGTCGCAGGCCAGCACCAGCCACGCCGCATTCGGGTCGGCCTGAAAGGCCGATAGGATGCCGCCCAGCGGCCCCAACCCCAGAAAGGTATCGGGCAGGGGATTGAGCCCGGCGGGCAGATTCGCTGCCTGGTCGGGCCGCACGGATACGCGCACGTCGGGGCAAAACTCGCTGAGCAGCGCGGCGGTGTGCTGGCGCTGGTCGAGGTCGTGGTAGTGCAGGGCGCCCTTGTCGGTTTGCATACGCTCGCTGCGGCCGCCGGCTAGCACGAGGCCGCGCAGCACCGGCACGGCCATTTGGTACCACTGCTTGATGAAGGCGGCTATTTTTTGGGTTTCGGGCAGGCGCAGCACGGGCGGCAGCGGCGCGGCGCTGAAGTGTTCGGCCAGCACGGCGGGCAGCTCCGTCTGGCCTTCAGCCAGCAGAATAAGTCGCACATCGGTGAGGCGGTCGAGCTTCTTGTCCAAGGGCTTGCGCGGGTCGACGATGACGACCTGCTGGCGGGCGCGGAAGTGGTTGCCATTCACCAGCACCACGCTTTCGTGAGCCAGCAGCTCGGGCTGCGTGAAGCGGTCCAGCACCCTTGTGAGGTTGAGCTGACGGTGGGTGATTTTATCAACCAGCTCTGCCGAAAGGCCGTTTTCGGCCACATAGGGCATGGCTTTGCTGGTCGCGGCCGGTGCATCCGCGGCGGCATCGCCGGCGGCGTGGTCGGCATCCACGTAAGCGACGCGCAGTTGGGGCGCCAGCAGCGGCAGCAGCTGCGCTACCAGCGTCTGAATGTCGCCGCAGGGCGCGCCGAGAATGGCGAGTTCGTGGCGGCCAAATTCGCCCACGTCGGGGCGGGTGAGGGCGGCGTGCTTGAAGCGTTTTACGGTTGAGCTAGGCAGACTATCCATGCCGGAATTTACAAATTTTCGAACCGATTGAAATCTTTCTTGCCGCCGGTTTTGGCGATAAGCTGCACGTTATCAATCGTGATGTCGTGCGAAAAGGCCTTGCACATGTCGTAGATGGTGAGGGCGGCCACGGTGGCACCGGTCAGGGCCTCCATCTCCACGCCGGTGCGGCCCGTGACCACGGCCGTGCACACCACGCGCAGCGCGTCAGCGCCCTCGGGCTCAATGGTAATGCTGCAGTCATCGAGGCCCAGCGGGTGGCAAAGCGGGATGAGGTCGGCCGTTTTTTTGGCGCCCATGATGCCCGCCAGGATGGCCGTGTGAATGACCGGGCCTTTGTGCGAGGGCATCTCGCCGGCCTGCACGCGGCTCAACAGTTCCTCGCCCAGCACCACGCGGCAGTGGGCGCGGGCCACGCGGCGGGTGGGCGTTTTCTGGCCCACATCCACCATGGTGGGTTGGTTGGCGGCGTTGACGTGGGTAAAATTCTTGGTAAGCATAGGTCGTAGAGACGTGGTTTGTCTACTAATCGTTGAGTGAAATGCGCTGGCTGTAGCGCGGACTTTGTAGTCCGTATCGACAAGCTAAAATCCGAAATGACACCCGAACGGTGCGGGGACGCGGACTACAAAGTCCGCGCTGCTTCTCATCTAGCTAACTCAGCCCCCAAATGTTTTGTGGCAAACTATTGAGCCAGGCAGCCGTTTTCTAACCGGCGCCGGCCCGCATGGACCGCGCCTGCTGCGGCAAATCCGCCGCGCCGGCCCATTTAAGGCCGCTCCTTTCCCCTATCTAATTATGAACAATACCGCATTAGTCGTCGGCGCCAGTGGCATCATCGGCAGCAACTTAGCCCAGGAGCTGCTGGCCCACAACTGGACCACCTACGGCCTGGCCCGCCGGCCCGATACCAGCATTCCCGGCCTGCAACCCGTGGCCGCCGATTTGATGAACCCTGCCAGCCTCGAAACCGCCCTGGCCGACATTCAACCCACGCACGTGTTCATCACCAGTTGGATGCGCCAAGACACCGAGGCCGAGAACATCCGCGTGAACAGCGCCATGGTGCGCAACCTGCTGGCTGTGCTCGGGCCAAAGCACTCGGTGCAGCACGTGGCCTTGGTTACGGGGCTGAAGCACTACCTGGGGCCGTTTGAGGCCTACGTGAGCGGGGGTGTGCCGCCGCCCACACCTCTGCGCGAGTCGCAGCCCCGGCTGGCGCTCGACAACTTTTATTACGCTCAGGAAGACGAGGTGTACGCCGCGGCCGAGCGCGACGGCTTTACTTGGAGCATTCACCGGCCGCACACCATCATCGGCAAGGCCGTGGGCAACCTCATGAACCTGGGCACCACGCTGGCCGTGTACGCCAGCATCTGCAAGGAAACGGGGCGGCCCTTCCGCTGGCCCGGCTCG
Proteins encoded in this region:
- a CDS encoding NTP transferase domain-containing protein, producing MDSLPSSTVKRFKHAALTRPDVGEFGRHELAILGAPCGDIQTLVAQLLPLLAPQLRVAYVDADHAAGDAAADAPAATSKAMPYVAENGLSAELVDKITHRQLNLTRVLDRFTQPELLAHESVVLVNGNHFRARQQVVIVDPRKPLDKKLDRLTDVRLILLAEGQTELPAVLAEHFSAAPLPPVLRLPETQKIAAFIKQWYQMAVPVLRGLVLAGGRSERMQTDKGALHYHDLDQRQHTAALLSEFCPDVRVSVRPDQAANLPAGLNPLPDTFLGLGPLGGILSAFQADPNAAWLVLACDLPFLTRDTLEHLVSNRQPARMATSFRSPWDEFPEPLVSIWEPRSYGQLLRFLSLGYSCPRKALINSDIELLTAPVAEELRNVNTPEERAAAEQELAR
- the moaC gene encoding cyclic pyranopterin monophosphate synthase MoaC, producing the protein MLTKNFTHVNAANQPTMVDVGQKTPTRRVARAHCRVVLGEELLSRVQAGEMPSHKGPVIHTAILAGIMGAKKTADLIPLCHPLGLDDCSITIEPEGADALRVVCTAVVTGRTGVEMEALTGATVAALTIYDMCKAFSHDITIDNVQLIAKTGGKKDFNRFENL
- a CDS encoding SDR family oxidoreductase produces the protein MNNTALVVGASGIIGSNLAQELLAHNWTTYGLARRPDTSIPGLQPVAADLMNPASLETALADIQPTHVFITSWMRQDTEAENIRVNSAMVRNLLAVLGPKHSVQHVALVTGLKHYLGPFEAYVSGGVPPPTPLRESQPRLALDNFYYAQEDEVYAAAERDGFTWSIHRPHTIIGKAVGNLMNLGTTLAVYASICKETGRPFRWPGSQAQWEGLSDVTDARVIAKQLVWAATTEAARNEAYNVVNGDVFRWSQLWGRLAEWFGVEAVGFDGTIHPLETELAQDANTWREIATKHGLTEPDLNRLASPWHTDLDLGRPIEVMTDMANSRKRGFTVFQSTEDSFFDLFAQLRQNRLIP